The proteins below are encoded in one region of Candidatus Methylomirabilis tolerans:
- the tuf gene encoding elongation factor Tu (EF-Tu; promotes GTP-dependent binding of aminoacyl-tRNA to the A-site of ribosomes during protein biosynthesis; when the tRNA anticodon matches the mRNA codon, GTP hydrolysis results; the inactive EF-Tu-GDP leaves the ribosome and release of GDP is promoted by elongation factor Ts; many prokaryotes have two copies of the gene encoding EF-Tu), with the protein MAKAKFERTKEHMNIGTIGHIDHGKTTLTAAITKVLHAANAKVAFV; encoded by the coding sequence ATGGCCAAGGCGAAGTTCGAGCGGACGAAAGAGCACATGAATATCGGGACCATCGGGCACATCGACCACGGCAAGACCACCCTGACCGCGGCGATCACGAAGGTTCTGCACGCGGCGAACGCGAAGGTCGCCTTCGTCC
- the fusA gene encoding elongation factor G, with protein MAETFPIEAVRNIGIMAHIDAGKTTTTERILYYTGKTYKIGEVHEGSTEMDWMEQERERGITITSATTTCFWRDHRINIIDTPGHVDFTVEVERSLRVLDGAVALFDAVAGVEPQSETVWRQADKYGVPRIAFVNKMDRMGANFDQCVQMIAERLGAVPLVVQLPIGREDHFEGVVDLIRMKAVIWDDETLGANYREDEISEEMRSQAQEARERLLETIAEVDDSFLIRYIDGLAVGPEEIKTAIRSAALKLLLVPVLAGASFKNKGVQLLLDAVVDYLPSPVDLPPIEGLDSTGAKSVVRVPKASEPFAALVFKIMTDPYVGQLAFFRVYSGTLTSGSHVYNSSRGSRERIGRLLQMHANKREEIKEVFAGDIAAAVGLKGARTGDTLCDETNQIILESIEFPEPVISVAIEPKTKEGQDRLATGLAALANEDPTFRASTDEETGQTIISGMGELHLEIIVDRLLREFRVEANVGKPEVAYRETVTISAEAEGRYVRQTGGRGQYGHVWIKVEPAPARSGFEFVNKIVGGVVPKEYIPAVEKGIKEALHTGVVAGYPVIDMKVTLFDGSYHEVDSSEMSFKIAGSMAFKEATSRAKPVLLEPIMQVDVSTPEAFLGEVIGNLNSRRGRVIGIESRSVAQVVQAEVPLSEMFGYATDLRSATQGRAAHSMQFSRYEPVPASIAGEIVARMGGRTGGR; from the coding sequence ATGGCTGAGACATTTCCGATAGAGGCAGTCAGAAACATCGGCATCATGGCCCACATCGACGCGGGGAAGACCACCACCACCGAGCGGATCCTGTACTATACCGGAAAGACTTATAAGATCGGGGAGGTGCACGAGGGTTCCACCGAGATGGACTGGATGGAGCAGGAGCGTGAGCGAGGGATTACGATCACCTCCGCCACTACCACCTGCTTCTGGCGGGACCATCGTATCAACATCATCGACACGCCGGGACACGTTGATTTTACGGTTGAGGTTGAGCGGTCGCTTCGAGTACTGGATGGGGCCGTGGCCCTCTTCGACGCGGTGGCTGGCGTGGAACCCCAGTCTGAGACGGTGTGGCGCCAAGCGGACAAGTACGGCGTTCCTCGTATCGCCTTCGTGAATAAGATGGATCGCATGGGAGCCAATTTCGATCAGTGCGTTCAGATGATCGCTGAGCGTCTGGGGGCCGTTCCATTAGTTGTGCAGCTTCCCATTGGTCGGGAGGATCATTTCGAGGGTGTCGTGGACCTGATCCGGATGAAGGCGGTGATCTGGGATGATGAGACCCTGGGGGCGAACTACCGGGAGGATGAGATTTCTGAGGAGATGCGTTCACAGGCTCAGGAGGCTCGCGAGCGGCTGCTAGAGACCATCGCTGAAGTGGACGACAGCTTCCTCATCCGTTATATTGATGGCCTCGCGGTTGGACCGGAGGAGATCAAGACTGCGATTCGCAGCGCAGCGCTCAAACTCCTGCTGGTCCCGGTACTCGCCGGCGCCTCGTTCAAGAACAAGGGCGTCCAGCTATTGCTCGATGCCGTGGTGGACTATCTCCCGTCTCCGGTTGACCTGCCGCCCATTGAGGGTCTCGATTCGACAGGCGCAAAATCTGTCGTGCGTGTCCCGAAGGCAAGCGAGCCCTTCGCCGCCTTAGTATTTAAGATTATGACGGATCCCTATGTAGGACAACTGGCCTTTTTTAGGGTCTATTCAGGTACCCTCACCTCGGGGAGCCACGTATATAACTCTTCGCGCGGCAGTCGGGAGCGGATTGGGCGGCTGCTGCAGATGCACGCCAATAAGCGCGAGGAGATCAAGGAGGTCTTTGCTGGTGACATTGCTGCTGCCGTGGGACTCAAAGGCGCCAGAACGGGCGACACCCTGTGTGACGAGACCAACCAGATCATTCTGGAATCGATCGAGTTTCCTGAGCCGGTGATCTCTGTGGCCATCGAGCCAAAGACGAAAGAGGGGCAGGATCGACTGGCTACCGGACTCGCCGCATTGGCCAATGAGGATCCGACCTTTCGCGCCAGCACGGACGAAGAGACCGGTCAGACGATTATCTCCGGGATGGGAGAACTGCATCTCGAGATTATTGTCGACAGGCTCTTGCGGGAGTTTCGAGTTGAGGCCAATGTCGGCAAGCCCGAGGTGGCCTATCGTGAAACCGTGACGATCTCGGCTGAGGCTGAGGGTCGGTATGTGCGACAGACCGGTGGGCGTGGACAGTACGGACACGTCTGGATCAAGGTGGAACCCGCCCCTGCTCGATCGGGATTCGAATTTGTCAATAAGATCGTGGGTGGCGTGGTGCCTAAAGAGTATATCCCCGCGGTGGAGAAAGGCATCAAGGAGGCATTGCATACCGGGGTGGTGGCCGGCTACCCCGTCATCGATATGAAGGTCACCCTCTTTGACGGATCGTATCATGAGGTGGACTCCTCAGAGATGTCGTTCAAGATCGCCGGATCAATGGCTTTCAAGGAGGCGACCAGTCGGGCGAAGCCGGTGCTGCTGGAACCGATTATGCAGGTCGATGTCTCGACGCCGGAGGCCTTCCTCGGAGAGGTTATCGGCAATTTGAACTCGCGTCGTGGGCGGGTAATTGGGATCGAGTCCAGATCTGTCGCTCAGGTAGTTCAAGCGGAGGTGCCGCTATCCGAGATGTTCGGGTACGCCACTGACCTACGTTCAGCGACCCAGGGTCGGGCCGCCCACTCGATGCAGTTTTCACGGTACGAGCCGGTTCCAGCCAGTATTGCTGGGGAGATTGTGGCCCGTATGGGTGGGCGGACCGGCGGACGGTAG